A DNA window from Arachis duranensis cultivar V14167 chromosome 3, aradu.V14167.gnm2.J7QH, whole genome shotgun sequence contains the following coding sequences:
- the LOC107477598 gene encoding uncharacterized protein LOC107477598, translated as MTKMMNVFAMSLFLISLAGMFSPTPSADQKQAESTIVKEGHRVVVVEFDGDGYQNTKISISPEQHADSDTGDVLNTAKEKMKEVASVLPNVGQGLSSQAHDAAFLHASKDLICDAYGKCKYKIASAVEKAKEKAHDVIDFERESLAKKKEMARGAVEKAKETVYDKAHDAKEYTKEAVENVKEHGETLKNDVVMNVTEGNDMLLGVRVAMRRVAAVYLGSMDNLDSLMSVANLMGFTTAYGLCVWVTFFSSYVLSMIMPRQQFAVVQSKIYPVYFKAMAYSIGMALVGHVFGHTTKVFSHKAGIFQAYNLLAALFTVFANSVYLEPRATKLMFERMKLEKEEGRGREDMIGERPITEEHQHHSTTDPNEIGTNAATTPVSASGAATTTVGAEQDAFRSKILKLNEKLKKLNSYSSILNILTLMFLTWHLVYLAQSVHDGPC; from the exons atgaCAAAAATGATGAACGTGTTCGCGATGAGTTTGTTTCTGATTTCTCTTGCAGGTATGTTCTCTCCTACTCCGTCCGCAGATCAGAAGCAAGCAGAAAGCACCATTGTCAAAGAAGGCCATCGGGTTGTCGTCGTTGAATTCGATGGAGATGGTTATCAGAACACCAAAATCTCCATCTCACCAGAGCAGCATGCAGATTCTGACACCGGTGATGTTCTCAACACCGccaaggagaagatgaaggagGTGGCATCTGTTCTCCCTAACGTGGGGCAAGGATTATCCTCCCAAGCACACGATGCTGCCTTCCTCCATGCTTCCAAGGACCTCATCTGTGACGCCTATGGAAAGTGCAAGTATAAGATAGCCAGCGCCGTAGAGAAAGCTAAGGAAAAGGCCCACGACGTTATCGACTTCGAGAGAGAGTCGCtggcaaagaagaaagagatggcGCGTGGTGCAGTTGAGAAGGCCAAAGAAACCGTTTACGATAAAGCTCATGATGCTAAAGAGTATACAAAAGAAGCTGTGGAGAACGTAAAGGAACATGGGGAAACCCTCAAGAATGATGTGGTTATGAACGTCACGGAAGGGAATGATATGCTTTTGGGGGTTCGGGTAGCAATGAGGCGAGTAGCTGCTGTATATTTGGGATCCATGGACAATTTGGATTCATTGATGAGTGTGGCTAATTTGATGGGATTTACAACTGCTTATGGACTATGTGTTTGGGTTACTTTCTTCTCAAGCTACGTACTATCGATGATTATGCCGAGACAGCAATTTGCGGTGGTACAAAGTAAGATATACCCTGTATATTTCAAAGCTATGGCTTATAGTATTGGGATGGCTTTGGTGGGCCATGTCTTTGGCCATACGACCAAGGTGTTTTCCCATAAAGCTGGGATATTTCAAGCTTATAATCTTCTTGCCGCACTTTTCACTGTTTTTGCCAATTCTGTTTACTTGGAACCTCGTGCTACTAAG CTGATGTTTGAAAGGATGAAActggagaaagaagaaggaaggggAAGAGAGGATATGATAGGTGAGCGTCCCATTACAGAAGAGCATCAACATCACAGTACTACTGATCCTAATGAAATCGGTACAAATGCTGCCACCACCCCAGTCTCGGCCTCAGGAGCAGCAACAACCACAGTAGGTGCAGAGCAGGACGCATTCAGATCGAAGATTCTCAAACTTAATGAGAAGCTGAAGAAGTTGAATTCATACTCCTCCATCTTAAACATCCTCACTCTCATGTTTCTTACTTGGCATCTAGTCTATTTGGCTCAGAGTGTTCATGACGGCCCATGTTAA